Genomic segment of Mycobacteriales bacterium:
GGATGGTCTGAGCCCCACGAGATCGCCTCGCGCAGCGACTCAGCAGCGGGGCCTTGAAGGAGACAGCCGATGACAGCAGGGATCGAGCCGCTCGATGTCGACGCGTTGCTTCGCGACGCGAAGATCATCGTCTGCTGTGGCGCCGGCGGTGTCGGCAAGACGACGACGGCCGCCGCCCTGGCAGTGCGGGCCGCGGAGCAGGGCCGCAGCGTCTGCGTGCTGACCATCGACCCGGCCCGCCGGCTCGCCCAGTCGATGGGGCTGACCGAGCTCGACAACACCCCTCGTGCCGTCGCCGGGATCGACACCTCGGCGGGTGGGCGGCTCGACGCGATGATGCTGGACATGAAACGGACCTTCGACGACATCGTCGCGGCCCACGCGGACGAGGCGCGGGCGAAAGCAATCCTGTCGAACCCGTTCTACGTGTCGCTGTCGTCGAGCTTCGCCGGCACTCAGGAGTACATGGCGATGGAGAAGCTCGGTCAGCTCAAGTCGATAGGCGACTGGGACCTGATAGTGGTCGACACGCCGCCGAGCCGCTCAGCCCTGGACTTCCTCGACGCACCACAGCGGCTCGGGAACTTCCTCGACGGCAGGATGATCCGCATCCTCACCGCGCCCGCGCGCGCCGGCGGGCGGGCGTACCTGAAGGTCTTCAGCCTCGGGGTGAAGATGTTCACCGACGTCCTGAACCGGATCCTCGGGGCGTCGGCGCTGAAGGACCTCAGCCTGTTCGTGTCCTCGCTGGAGACGATGTTCGGCGGGTTCCGCGAGCGTGCCGACCAGACCTACAAGCTGCTGAAGGAGCGCGGCACCTCCTTCGTCGTGGTGGCGGTCCCGGAACGCGACGCGCTGCGCGAGGCGGCGTACTTCGTGGAGCGTCTCGAGTCCGAGCAGATGCCCCTCGGCGGTCTCGTCCTCAACCGGGTGCACACCAGCGCGGTGCCCGGCCTTTCGGTCGAACGGTCGATCGCGGCCGCCGAGACCCTCGACGCGGCGCAGGACGAGCCACTGACCGTCGCGGCGCTGCGCATCCACGCAAGCCGCGTCGACGCGGCCGGTCGCGACGCGCGACGCGCGTCGCAGTTCCACGCCGCCCACCCGCGGGTGCGCATCGTCGAGGTCGCCGCGCAGGCCGGCGACGTCCACGATCTCGACGGGCTGCGCGCCATCGGCGACGACCTCGCGGGCGCGTCGACGCGAGCCGCGGTCTGAGTGCCCGGAATAGCCTGAGCAGGTGAGGCGCCCCGTACTGCCGCGGAGCTTCGTGCTCCTCGGCACGGTCGCGTTGGTCGCCGGGTTGATCATGTCCGTCGCGTTGCTGCCCTTCGTGGGCGGCGCGGGCCTGGCGGCACGCAGCCTCGCCAACACCTTCGACGAGCTGCCCGCCGACCTCACTGCGAAACCGCTCCCGCAGGTGTCACGGATCCTCGCCGCGGACGGGTCCACGATCGCGACGTTCTACTCGCAGGACCGCACCAGCGTCGCGCTGTCGGAGATCCCGGTGGTGATGCAGCAGGCGATCATCGACATCGAAGACGTCCGCTTCTACGAACACGGCGGTCTGGACTTCAAGGGCACGTTGCGAGCCCTGCTGCGCAACGGCGCGACCGGCACGGTCACTCAGGGCGGCTCGACGCTCACCCAGCAGTACGTGAAGAACGTGCTCGTCGAGAACGCCCGCACCGAGAAGCAACGCGAAGCGGCGACCGCCGACACGCTCGCTCGAAAGGTGCGTGAGGCGAAGTACGCCATCGAGCTCGAGCACAAGCTCACCAAGTCGCAGATCCTCGACCGCTACCTCAACATCGTCTACTTCGGTGACGGCGCGTACGGCGTCGGCGCCGCGGCCCGTCACTACTTCAACGAGCCGGTCACCGCGCTCACGTTGCCGCAGAGCGCGCTGCTCGCGGGCCTCGTGCAGTCCCCAGTCGCCTACAACCCGCGCTTCTACCCGACACTCGCGACGCAGCGCCGCAACACCGTGCTCGGGCAGATGCTGAAGTACCACTCGATCACCCAGGACGAGTACGACACCGCCCTCGCGACGCCGCTGGACCTCGACATCCACCAGCAGCCCAACGACTGTGTGGCATCGAGGTACCCGTACTTCTGCGACTACGTGAAGCACATCTTCGAGGTCACCCCGAGCCTCGGCCTGTCCCTGTTGACGCGCGGCGGCCTGACGGTCACGACCACGCTGAGCCCGAAGGTCGAGAAGGCCGCCGAAGCCGGCATCCACCAGTACGTCCGCGCCCGCGACCCGAGCGGGGTCGACGCGGCCGAGGCGGTCGTGCAGCCCGGCACCGGCCAGGTGAAGGCCATCGCGGTCAACACGCCGTACGGCGACAACCCCAAGCTCGGCGAGAACAGCATCGACTACGCCGTCGACGAGAAGTACGGCGGGAGCACCTACGGCTTCCACGCCGGATCCACCTTCAAGCTCTTCGTGCTGACTGCCGCACTCGAAGAGGGCTTCCCGCTCAGCACCACGATCCACGCGCCCGGCTCGATCGTCGTCGACGGCTACAAGACCTGCTCCGGGCAGGACGCGGGCGTGTACGACCTGCACAACGCCGCGGACAGCGAGTCGGGCACGTTCAACCTGGAGTCGGGCACCTGGTTCTCGGTCAACACGTTCTTCGCTCAGCTCGAGCAGCGCACCGGACTGTGCGAGCCGATCAAGCTCGCGGAGCAGATGGGCATGCAGCCCTCCAACGGCGGCCCGATCCCGCAGGTGCCGTCGTTCGTTCTCGGCTCGGCCGCCGGCTTCACCCCGCTCGACGAGGCGAACGCGTACGCGACGATGGCCGCGCACGGCGAATACTGCTCACCGATCGCGATCACCTCAATCGTCGACCGCGACGGCCACCACTACGACGTGCCGCAGTCGCACTGCCGCCAGGTGGTCGACAGCGGCATCGCCAACACCGTGACCTCGATCCTCGAAGGCGTGCTCACCGTCCCCGGCGCCACCGGCACCGAGGACGCCCTGGCGGGGCGTCCCGCCGCGGCCAAGACCGGCACCGTCGACGACTACGACGGCTCGTGGTTCGCGGGCTACACCCCGCAGCTGTCCGCGGCGGTGTGGGCCGGCATCCCGTCCAGCCCGAACAAGTCGCTCGGCGGCCTGACCATCGGCGGCGTCTACTACGGCGAGGTGTTCGGCGCGACGCTCGCCGGGCGGATCTGGCAGTCCACCTTGAACGCCGCACTGGCCGGCGTACCCCCGGCGCAGTTCAGCGGCAGCCAGACCTACACCGTGACCGCGCCGAAGCAGACCGTGCCCAACGTCGTCGGGCTGTCGATCACCGCCGCGCAGGCGACGCTGATCCAGGACGGCTACGTGCCAAAGCTGGTGCGGGTGCTGGTCGACAGCACCGAGCCCGAAGACGACGTGGCGCGGACCGACCCGCCGGCCGGGTCGGTCCTTCCGGCCGGCTCGACGGTGACGGTGTACATCAGCGATGGCATCTCGCCGGCGCCCGGCCAGAGCGCCCCGACGCCGACCAATCAGCCCACAGCCCCGACCATCACCATCAGCCCGAGCGCACCGCCGACGCCGAC
This window contains:
- a CDS encoding transglycosylase domain-containing protein, translating into MRRPVLPRSFVLLGTVALVAGLIMSVALLPFVGGAGLAARSLANTFDELPADLTAKPLPQVSRILAADGSTIATFYSQDRTSVALSEIPVVMQQAIIDIEDVRFYEHGGLDFKGTLRALLRNGATGTVTQGGSTLTQQYVKNVLVENARTEKQREAATADTLARKVREAKYAIELEHKLTKSQILDRYLNIVYFGDGAYGVGAAARHYFNEPVTALTLPQSALLAGLVQSPVAYNPRFYPTLATQRRNTVLGQMLKYHSITQDEYDTALATPLDLDIHQQPNDCVASRYPYFCDYVKHIFEVTPSLGLSLLTRGGLTVTTTLSPKVEKAAEAGIHQYVRARDPSGVDAAEAVVQPGTGQVKAIAVNTPYGDNPKLGENSIDYAVDEKYGGSTYGFHAGSTFKLFVLTAALEEGFPLSTTIHAPGSIVVDGYKTCSGQDAGVYDLHNAADSESGTFNLESGTWFSVNTFFAQLEQRTGLCEPIKLAEQMGMQPSNGGPIPQVPSFVLGSAAGFTPLDEANAYATMAAHGEYCSPIAITSIVDRDGHHYDVPQSHCRQVVDSGIANTVTSILEGVLTVPGATGTEDALAGRPAAAKTGTVDDYDGSWFAGYTPQLSAAVWAGIPSSPNKSLGGLTIGGVYYGEVFGATLAGRIWQSTLNAALAGVPPAQFSGSQTYTVTAPKQTVPNVVGLSITAAQATLIQDGYVPKLVRVLVDSTEPEDDVARTDPPAGSVLPAGSTVTVYISDGISPAPGQSAPTPTNQPTAPTITISPSAPPTPTITPTPTPSDTVNGGGFTQRQRPERTR
- a CDS encoding ArsA-related P-loop ATPase, with protein sequence MTAGIEPLDVDALLRDAKIIVCCGAGGVGKTTTAAALAVRAAEQGRSVCVLTIDPARRLAQSMGLTELDNTPRAVAGIDTSAGGRLDAMMLDMKRTFDDIVAAHADEARAKAILSNPFYVSLSSSFAGTQEYMAMEKLGQLKSIGDWDLIVVDTPPSRSALDFLDAPQRLGNFLDGRMIRILTAPARAGGRAYLKVFSLGVKMFTDVLNRILGASALKDLSLFVSSLETMFGGFRERADQTYKLLKERGTSFVVVAVPERDALREAAYFVERLESEQMPLGGLVLNRVHTSAVPGLSVERSIAAAETLDAAQDEPLTVAALRIHASRVDAAGRDARRASQFHAAHPRVRIVEVAAQAGDVHDLDGLRAIGDDLAGASTRAAV